One part of the Sulfolobus tengchongensis genome encodes these proteins:
- a CDS encoding DEAD/DEAH box helicase: MDLSDFNYILIEEKGTEQELADGCLSGNGICKFSDILSKCNSKIEFCNFSMYKHQQRALEALLNGKDVVLKAQTGSGKTEVWVAYALEKDAYSLVIYPTKALTNDQLQRIYRYYIQANYNVGINTHKNGLYVVYGDVVRYDGDTSKEVKSSVKTARVVLTNPDMVLNGLKGKNALSSFFPMTELIVIDELDFYGSYKATILLYLIKEVLKRSNRNVRIIIMSATLSNVKNIIDFFPDRNFEIIEGKAYKPKNKYYIILGKKEIKLPNISELIGNTKISQQILRINKDYTDTILNLSKKSSENSNTTTIVFTPNISFAENLSRKTNVAVHHSRVSKGVRSKIETELREGKISHVITVKTLLQGIDIGNVTRIIHFGLPNKVAEFIQREGRKGRRKEIKETESIIVPLSIEDLVISKDLIEWKKLGSESMIIHSDNDSLKDYEQCIENLKDCRFYEVENRNMHVYVYDGTNFDELDDKISWRDYVENRIKGTIDNQNVSIVIYSGKVNDLNVIIETQTSFENATFLNKQNINFPTCFKSAINKYEDISRKWGQRPDFFSDIDYGKIWSSVSLNLLIPDNGYVEVTEIPDDVIWTIESRERIKEVTLSDGTKIPVYDYKYISLGEYCKKLPKPTYKFKTYAYVSELEPNDVIEGDKAMGLLIALLRKNYGVEIDLIKYVIIHNLLKVWEKEPVGFLKHLRQYKKVTVGEKEVTCESLIKDIDNASLDVGLLLLLNEINPLKFNEIHKELDKVKALAKRYVYYLCDVIKIEGKLVSKSLPDLIIIDSYLDKFSITYNGQTKIYSMSDRKKMINDISNIVNQILMKTKGNEEVIVSYSDRFDDYPMLKRFTYVIEDEVKKKFDSPIPLSKIEETLLGKSRILNMEMQLSNKYSNGEPISDNEFSELFKIRAEMISILYNYLNEQNG; this comes from the coding sequence ATGGATCTTTCTGATTTCAATTATATCCTCATTGAGGAAAAGGGAACCGAACAAGAACTAGCTGATGGATGTCTTTCGGGAAATGGAATATGTAAATTCTCAGATATTTTATCTAAATGTAATTCAAAAATAGAGTTTTGTAACTTTTCAATGTACAAACATCAACAAAGGGCTTTAGAAGCATTATTAAATGGAAAAGACGTCGTATTGAAAGCCCAAACCGGAAGTGGAAAGACGGAAGTTTGGGTAGCTTATGCGTTGGAAAAGGACGCATACTCCCTAGTCATATATCCCACAAAAGCCCTAACTAACGATCAACTACAAAGAATTTACAGATATTACATCCAAGCTAACTATAATGTGGGCATTAATACACATAAGAACGGACTATACGTAGTTTACGGTGATGTAGTGAGATATGATGGGGATACAAGTAAAGAGGTTAAATCATCCGTCAAAACTGCTAGAGTAGTTTTGACTAATCCGGATATGGTGCTAAATGGACTAAAAGGTAAAAATGCCTTATCTTCATTCTTTCCAATGACTGAATTAATAGTAATTGATGAATTGGACTTTTACGGCAGTTATAAGGCTACAATTTTGCTCTATCTGATAAAGGAAGTCTTAAAGAGGAGCAACAGAAATGTGAGAATCATAATAATGAGCGCTACTTTAAGTAATGTGAAGAACATCATCGACTTCTTCCCTGACAGGAATTTCGAAATAATTGAGGGAAAAGCCTATAAACCAAAAAATAAGTACTACATAATTTTAGGAAAAAAGGAAATAAAGCTCCCTAACATTAGTGAGCTAATTGGAAATACGAAAATCTCCCAACAAATTTTAAGAATAAACAAAGACTATACTGATACTATTTTAAATTTATCTAAAAAGAGCAGTGAGAACTCTAATACTACAACTATTGTATTCACACCAAACATAAGCTTTGCTGAAAACCTCTCAAGGAAAACTAATGTGGCAGTTCATCATTCTCGTGTTAGTAAGGGCGTCAGAAGTAAAATAGAAACCGAATTAAGAGAAGGAAAGATAAGTCATGTCATTACTGTGAAGACCTTACTTCAGGGTATAGACATCGGTAACGTAACAAGAATTATTCATTTTGGTTTACCTAATAAGGTCGCTGAATTCATCCAAAGAGAAGGAAGAAAGGGAAGGAGAAAAGAGATAAAAGAAACTGAAAGCATAATAGTTCCACTATCAATTGAAGATCTCGTAATCTCAAAAGACTTAATTGAATGGAAGAAATTGGGAAGTGAAAGTATGATAATCCACTCAGACAACGATTCCTTAAAGGATTATGAACAATGTATAGAAAACTTGAAAGATTGCAGATTTTATGAAGTTGAAAATCGCAACATGCACGTTTACGTTTATGATGGTACGAATTTCGATGAATTAGACGATAAAATATCATGGAGAGATTACGTCGAAAATAGGATTAAGGGAACAATTGATAATCAAAACGTTAGCATTGTAATTTACTCTGGTAAAGTAAACGATCTAAATGTGATAATAGAAACTCAGACTTCATTTGAAAATGCAACTTTCCTAAACAAGCAAAACATAAATTTTCCAACATGTTTTAAAAGTGCAATTAATAAGTACGAGGATATCTCAAGGAAGTGGGGGCAAAGACCAGATTTCTTCAGTGATATAGATTACGGTAAAATTTGGAGTTCAGTTTCTCTAAATCTACTAATTCCCGATAATGGCTACGTTGAGGTAACTGAAATACCAGATGACGTAATATGGACAATAGAGTCAAGAGAAAGGATAAAGGAAGTGACCCTCTCAGATGGCACTAAAATCCCCGTTTATGACTACAAATACATCTCATTGGGGGAGTATTGTAAAAAATTACCCAAACCCACATATAAGTTTAAGACTTACGCATACGTCTCAGAATTGGAACCTAATGACGTTATAGAAGGAGATAAGGCCATGGGATTACTCATCGCTTTACTCAGAAAGAATTATGGAGTTGAAATAGATTTAATCAAATACGTAATCATACATAATCTACTGAAGGTTTGGGAAAAGGAGCCTGTAGGCTTCTTAAAACACTTGAGGCAATATAAGAAAGTTACTGTAGGAGAGAAAGAGGTGACTTGTGAATCCCTCATAAAAGACATAGATAATGCATCTTTAGATGTGGGATTATTGCTTTTGCTCAATGAAATTAATCCCCTGAAATTTAATGAAATTCACAAAGAACTGGATAAAGTAAAGGCGTTAGCGAAACGGTATGTATATTATTTATGTGATGTAATTAAGATAGAAGGCAAATTAGTGTCAAAAAGCCTACCTGACTTAATAATAATTGACAGCTACCTAGATAAGTTCTCCATAACTTACAATGGGCAGACAAAAATTTATTCAATGTCAGACAGGAAAAAAATGATTAATGATATTTCCAATATCGTTAATCAAATTTTAATGAAAACGAAAGGTAATGAAGAAGTCATAGTCAGTTACAGTGATAGATTTGATGATTATCCCATGTTGAAGAGGTTCACTTACGTAATTGAAGATGAAGTTAAAAAGAAATTCGATTCCCCAATACCCCTTTCAAAAATTGAGGAAACCCTATTAGGAAAATCCAGGATTCTAAACATGGAAATGCAACTCAGCAATAAGTACAGTAATGGAGAGCCCATCAGCGATAATGAGTTCTCAGAACTATTCAAGATTAGGGCAGAAATGATATCTATACTTTATAATTACCTAAATGAGCAAAATGGATAA
- the csx7 gene encoding type III CRISPR-associated RAMP protein Csx7 — protein MSCQDLDAINTIVKIEGKLVNETPLRIGSGKTQEFEEATDNPIMKYRGKPLIPGSTLKGALRSLAESYINTLTDPKYKVLCDINENEEKCSSCGKDSYCIPCILFGFKDLSSRVYILDSIVEDNSFAISQRTMVAISRVFGGQLPKHLYTLDYVEPNAKFSFTMIIYNLDIVNGEKEEWKSKAVETMKFLLKTLTSQGIFIGARKSVGYGLVKLIEGKVYLYKAPNLLNAQIYDLEKVI, from the coding sequence ATGAGTTGTCAAGACTTAGATGCCATAAATACCATAGTGAAAATAGAGGGTAAGCTAGTAAATGAGACTCCATTAAGAATAGGTTCTGGTAAAACTCAGGAGTTCGAGGAGGCAACTGATAATCCAATAATGAAATACAGGGGAAAACCCTTAATACCTGGATCCACTTTAAAAGGTGCTCTAAGGAGTTTAGCTGAGTCCTATATTAATACTCTGACCGATCCCAAATATAAGGTGTTGTGTGATATTAATGAAAATGAGGAGAAGTGTTCAAGCTGTGGCAAAGATTCTTACTGTATTCCATGTATATTATTCGGCTTCAAGGATTTGTCATCTAGGGTTTACATTTTGGATTCGATTGTAGAGGATAACAGTTTTGCAATATCTCAAAGGACTATGGTAGCTATTAGCAGGGTTTTTGGAGGGCAATTACCAAAACACCTATATACGTTAGATTACGTAGAACCCAATGCCAAATTCAGTTTCACTATGATAATATATAATTTGGATATAGTAAATGGAGAAAAGGAGGAGTGGAAAAGTAAGGCTGTAGAGACAATGAAGTTTTTGTTGAAGACACTGACTTCTCAAGGTATTTTCATAGGGGCTAGGAAGAGTGTGGGTTATGGTTTAGTTAAGTTGATAGAAGGGAAGGTTTACCTCTATAAGGCTCCAAACTTATTAAACGCTCAGATTTACGACCTTGAAAAGGTGATATGA
- a CDS encoding ArsR family transcriptional regulator → MVILVSPFISTMDFILREVYRSINVKLVKALTYGDSSDVKMLESILGKLNVRLEIISLEKGGDIWNDVARIIRGIKKNNNGNYILLLTPEDAKVDVAMILSFIILGKNANVVVYSDSLTRAELDMDSFKGVSLSKNEMSVIRAISQNLYTIDKIASATKISRATVYRSLKRLEEMRLIVKKDKKYEITPKGYFMLETCQ, encoded by the coding sequence ATGGTAATTTTGGTTTCCCCTTTCATAAGTACCATGGACTTCATCTTAAGAGAGGTGTATAGAAGTATTAACGTTAAATTGGTTAAGGCATTAACTTATGGAGATTCCTCAGATGTTAAAATGTTAGAGAGCATTTTGGGGAAACTTAATGTGAGGTTAGAGATTATTTCGCTGGAGAAGGGTGGTGATATTTGGAATGATGTAGCTAGGATAATTAGGGGTATAAAGAAGAATAATAATGGGAACTACATTTTGTTGCTTACTCCGGAAGATGCGAAAGTTGATGTTGCTATGATTTTGTCTTTCATTATTCTGGGGAAGAACGCTAATGTAGTGGTTTACTCTGATAGTCTGACTAGAGCTGAACTGGATATGGACTCTTTCAAAGGTGTTAGTCTCAGTAAGAATGAGATGAGTGTAATAAGAGCAATATCACAGAACCTATATACGATTGATAAAATAGCTTCTGCGACAAAGATAAGTAGAGCTACGGTTTATAGGAGCTTAAAGAGGTTAGAGGAGATGAGGTTAATTGTTAAGAAGGATAAGAAGTATGAGATCACTCCTAAAGGTTACTTTATGTTAGAGACTTGTCAATAA
- the csx7 gene encoding type III CRISPR-associated RAMP protein Csx7, with protein MVDYTFIRRDLIKRQTSIEGTIVLTAPLRIGSGKSSFDPASIARDPILRNANGEPVIPGSSWKGIFRSTGERILSSNKNIEVCSGVGRDHCLNKRRLYDRFQQSIVNDVNEAIEIFWKYTCLNCKLFGTMSVVGIVRFLDSIPITYSIGIRTMVAISRTEGAAASKALVQVEYVEPGSKFTFRLIGNNLPNYAIGYLLTIMNSIHSGMTQVGGHKSRGFGFVKFERLKFTDIGVKKVGDEDIEVKDMNGTEGDGDKFFEAMKPFMEAFNNAKIPYPEK; from the coding sequence TTGGTGGATTACACTTTTATTAGAAGAGATCTGATAAAGAGGCAGACCTCCATAGAGGGTACTATAGTATTAACTGCTCCATTAAGAATAGGTTCTGGTAAGAGCAGTTTTGATCCGGCTAGTATAGCCAGAGACCCAATTCTCAGAAACGCAAATGGAGAACCAGTAATTCCAGGATCATCTTGGAAGGGGATATTTAGATCTACTGGAGAAAGGATTTTATCATCTAATAAGAACATTGAAGTATGTAGCGGAGTGGGAAGGGATCATTGTTTAAATAAGAGAAGGCTATATGATAGATTTCAACAATCCATTGTTAATGATGTTAATGAGGCTATAGAAATCTTCTGGAAATATACTTGCTTAAATTGTAAGCTATTCGGAACAATGAGCGTAGTAGGTATAGTGAGGTTCTTAGATTCCATTCCCATTACCTATTCCATAGGAATTAGGACAATGGTGGCTATAAGTAGGACTGAAGGTGCTGCAGCGAGTAAAGCATTAGTTCAAGTTGAATACGTAGAGCCAGGTTCAAAATTCACATTTCGGCTAATTGGTAATAATTTACCCAATTACGCAATAGGCTACTTACTGACGATTATGAATAGTATTCATAGTGGGATGACTCAAGTTGGAGGGCATAAAAGTAGGGGTTTTGGATTTGTCAAATTTGAGAGGCTTAAGTTCACGGATATTGGAGTTAAGAAAGTAGGAGATGAGGATATTGAGGTAAAGGATATGAACGGAACTGAAGGTGATGGTGATAAGTTCTTCGAGGCGATGAAACCGTTTATGGAGGCGTTTAATAATGCAAAGATCCCATATCCAGAGAAATGA